The following proteins are encoded in a genomic region of Saccharopolyspora antimicrobica:
- a CDS encoding 6-phospho-beta-glucosidase, whose translation MKLTVVGGGSTYTPELIDGLARRREPAIEEIVLVDPDTERLDVVAGFCRRLLREAGHPAQLRTTPDVVEAATGAAAVLLQLRVGGQQARYGDETFPLECGCVGQETTGAGGLAKALRTVPVVLDIAEHVRAVAPEAWIVNFTNPVGIVTRALLAEGHRAVGLCNVAITFSRWIAQLLDVTPDAVRLEHTGLNHLTWVRGVHVDGRDVLPDLLGEHAEAMSEHIGLPPALFRRLGAVPSYYLKYFYAHDEVVAQQRTTPPRATVVADVERDLLKRYADPELTAKPEELSKRGGAYYSEAAVQLVHSLTSGGPAEEHVVNVRNDGALPFLPDDMVIETNSTVDSGGAEALPVRPLEPALAGLIGHVAGYEQLALDAALRGGRDRVADALLAHPLIGQHAIADQLADELVQRNAQFLPWAR comes from the coding sequence ATGAAACTGACGGTGGTGGGCGGTGGCTCCACCTACACGCCCGAGCTGATCGACGGACTGGCCCGGCGCCGCGAACCGGCGATCGAGGAGATCGTGCTGGTCGACCCGGACACCGAGCGGCTGGACGTGGTGGCCGGGTTCTGCCGCAGGCTGCTGCGGGAGGCCGGGCACCCGGCCCAGCTGCGCACCACGCCCGACGTGGTCGAGGCGGCGACCGGGGCGGCGGCGGTCCTGCTGCAGCTGCGCGTCGGCGGCCAGCAGGCCAGGTACGGCGACGAGACGTTCCCGCTGGAGTGCGGCTGCGTCGGTCAGGAGACCACCGGCGCTGGCGGGCTGGCCAAGGCGCTGCGCACGGTGCCCGTGGTGCTCGACATCGCCGAGCACGTGCGTGCGGTCGCACCGGAGGCGTGGATCGTCAACTTCACGAACCCGGTCGGCATAGTGACTCGCGCACTGCTCGCCGAAGGGCACCGCGCGGTGGGCCTGTGCAACGTCGCGATCACCTTCAGCCGCTGGATCGCGCAGCTGCTCGACGTCACGCCGGATGCGGTGCGGCTGGAGCACACCGGGCTCAACCACCTCACCTGGGTGCGCGGTGTGCACGTCGACGGCCGCGACGTCCTGCCGGACCTGCTCGGCGAGCACGCCGAGGCGATGTCCGAGCACATCGGACTGCCGCCGGCGCTGTTCCGGCGGCTGGGCGCGGTGCCGTCGTACTACCTGAAGTACTTCTACGCGCACGACGAAGTCGTCGCCCAGCAGCGGACAACGCCGCCACGGGCCACAGTGGTCGCCGACGTGGAGCGCGATCTGCTCAAGCGCTACGCGGACCCGGAGCTCACCGCCAAACCGGAGGAGCTGTCCAAGCGCGGCGGCGCGTACTACTCGGAGGCGGCGGTGCAGCTCGTGCACTCGCTGACCTCCGGCGGGCCGGCCGAGGAGCACGTCGTGAACGTCCGCAACGACGGCGCGCTGCCGTTCCTGCCGGACGACATGGTGATCGAGACGAACTCCACTGTGGACAGCGGAGGTGCCGAGGCGCTGCCGGTGCGGCCGCTGGAACCCGCGCTGGCCGGGCTGATCGGCCACGTCGCGGGCTACGAGCAGCTGGCGCTGGACGCGGCGCTGCGCGGCGGCCGCGACCGCGTGGCCGACGCGCTGCTCGCGCACCCGCTGATCGGCCAGCACGCGATCGCCGACCAGCTGGCCGACGAGCTCGTGCAGCGCAACGCCCAGTTCCTGCCGTGGGCCCGATGA
- a CDS encoding N-acetylglucosamine kinase — protein MKPAVLAIDGGNSKTDVLLIADDGSVLASVRGPGASPQHVGVRRCMEALAELATTAAAQAGLPAGPPFARHTAACLAGADLPREEDELRRAMAELGWSETLSVDNDTFALLRAGTDDGVGVAVVCGAGINSVGVAADGRVSRFPAIGRISGDWGGGAFLGQEALWWAVRAEDGRGAPTELLPAVVAHFGTRSAAEVVEALHFGELDHDVLHQLCPLLFEVAEAGDAIATELVDRQAEEIGLLASVSLRRLDLLDAPTVVLGGGVLAGAGRRLLPDVHRRCAKVAPEVEVRLVEAPPVVGAGLLGLDRIGADRTAADNLRRTAG, from the coding sequence ATGAAGCCCGCGGTGCTGGCCATCGACGGCGGCAACAGCAAGACCGACGTCCTGCTCATCGCCGACGACGGCTCGGTGCTGGCCTCGGTGCGCGGGCCCGGAGCATCCCCGCAGCACGTCGGTGTGCGGCGCTGCATGGAAGCCCTCGCCGAGCTCGCGACCACGGCCGCGGCGCAGGCCGGGCTCCCCGCCGGCCCGCCGTTCGCCCGGCACACCGCGGCCTGCCTGGCCGGGGCGGACCTGCCGCGCGAGGAGGACGAGCTGCGCCGGGCCATGGCCGAACTCGGCTGGTCGGAGACGCTGTCGGTGGACAACGACACCTTCGCGCTGCTGCGCGCCGGGACCGACGACGGCGTCGGCGTGGCGGTGGTGTGCGGAGCGGGCATCAACAGCGTCGGTGTCGCCGCCGACGGCCGGGTCTCCCGCTTCCCGGCGATCGGCCGGATCTCGGGCGACTGGGGCGGCGGGGCTTTCCTCGGCCAGGAAGCGCTGTGGTGGGCGGTGCGGGCCGAGGACGGTCGCGGCGCACCCACCGAACTGCTGCCCGCCGTCGTCGCCCACTTCGGGACGCGCAGCGCGGCTGAAGTGGTCGAGGCGCTGCACTTCGGCGAACTCGACCACGACGTGCTGCACCAGCTGTGCCCGCTGCTGTTCGAGGTCGCCGAGGCGGGCGATGCGATCGCCACCGAACTCGTCGACCGCCAGGCCGAGGAGATCGGGCTGCTGGCCTCGGTGTCGCTGCGCCGGCTGGACCTCCTCGACGCGCCGACGGTCGTGCTCGGCGGCGGCGTGCTGGCCGGAGCCGGGCGGCGGCTGCTCCCCGACGTCCACCGCCGGTGCGCGAAAGTCGCCCCGGAGGTGGAGGTCCGCCTGGTCGAAGCGCCTCCGGTGGTCGGTGCCGGGCTGCTCGGCCTGGACCGCATCGGCGCCGACCGGACCGCGGCGGACAACCTCCGCCGGACGGCCGGCTGA
- a CDS encoding ATP-binding protein → MFGRRRGRERNTQQVPGPRGSNGKVRSPKGNPGKRGRTPGDEQSIPTYTPSIAARSIDGHLLRTGQDVFAWYRLSPQRWSFRSDSQRQDLIAAIAGQYAELQGRWMHLRVTNRPYPIRMWAEAHVHNARNPVPDTPGALSFDDYMVGEQQQLMGRSMAEKEVYLGVQVQTRNVVDRAVERAAPLLRKVFPEAVDAELIALDSEIEHLDQVIGSAGLDGRPVTAEEISWLMHRSCSLGLPAPRNLPAVPGAPWEPEDLASFTDASDMHQDPYSPTVTVRGRTGSNAGIVRHLAVLTVGQTHGLQIPEIDDPWMQHSDRMPAPVEWSARIYVRRPEDVGGELQRQMNKVRSQVRHYTEEHGLEPPTSLARQANRVLEVDDEMTSGFTALATRVKSWWRLAVSGPTERDALRLAQQILDLYKPKIAIEHPEAQYALAREFIPGEPLANSAYLRRGSVVWAASAVPQATAEVGDRRGILLGETCTATRRPVAWDPWMAQEVRDASGLTAIVAGLGGGKSFLGGGTVYKTLRSGAHWTLLDPSGPLAALCELPELRPYARPINLLNAQPGILNPYRVVAEPELEHFVDEDDPERSWRRERALAAATRRRLVLDVLTGLLPYEVARLPQTRIVLLRAVRAVGGRPDAHPGMVFEALRRDASEHHEHAVVVADFLDEIRERMSLLIPEINADPYSERREDRLTVLTMAGLALPKDGVGREHWTDAEALGVEMLNLAAWLTQRSIYERPKNERKGVWIDEAFFLSEVPTGRVLMNRFARDSRKWNVRVLLSSQIPADFLRIQGFVSLLDSVFIGRLDDEHAQADALRLLKVPVGAGYEQVVAALGRRPGPARNSTERDRSPRQFIFGDGAGGVEKIRIDFSGPHLEHLRNALDTTPAADEDVEPRALQPADGANSDSAAPALRSPAAYQEDLDETFDEFELETVGIGYGDDGSDRSTPVGERGGEDAR, encoded by the coding sequence GTGTTCGGTCGCCGGCGAGGCCGTGAGCGCAACACGCAACAGGTCCCGGGTCCCCGCGGTTCGAACGGCAAGGTTCGCAGTCCCAAGGGAAATCCCGGCAAACGCGGCCGCACGCCGGGTGACGAGCAGTCGATCCCGACCTACACGCCGTCCATCGCGGCGCGGTCCATCGACGGTCACCTGCTGCGCACCGGCCAGGACGTGTTCGCCTGGTACCGGCTCTCCCCGCAGCGCTGGTCGTTCCGCTCGGACTCCCAGCGCCAGGACCTGATCGCCGCGATCGCCGGCCAGTACGCCGAACTGCAGGGCCGCTGGATGCACCTGCGGGTGACCAACCGGCCCTACCCGATCCGGATGTGGGCCGAGGCGCACGTGCACAACGCGCGCAACCCCGTCCCGGACACCCCCGGCGCGCTGTCCTTCGACGACTACATGGTCGGCGAGCAGCAGCAGCTGATGGGCCGGTCGATGGCGGAGAAGGAGGTCTACCTGGGCGTCCAGGTGCAGACCCGCAACGTCGTGGACCGCGCCGTGGAGCGCGCCGCGCCGCTGCTGCGCAAGGTGTTCCCGGAAGCGGTGGACGCCGAGCTCATCGCGCTGGACAGCGAGATCGAGCACCTCGACCAGGTCATCGGCTCGGCCGGGCTCGACGGTCGCCCGGTGACCGCCGAGGAGATCTCCTGGCTGATGCACCGCTCGTGCTCGCTGGGCCTGCCCGCGCCGCGCAACCTGCCCGCGGTGCCCGGCGCCCCGTGGGAGCCCGAGGACCTCGCGTCGTTCACCGATGCCTCCGACATGCACCAGGACCCGTACTCGCCGACGGTCACCGTCCGCGGCCGCACCGGGTCCAACGCGGGCATCGTCCGGCACCTCGCGGTGCTCACCGTCGGGCAGACCCACGGCCTGCAGATCCCCGAGATCGACGACCCGTGGATGCAGCACTCCGACCGGATGCCCGCGCCGGTGGAGTGGTCCGCGCGGATCTACGTGCGCCGCCCGGAGGACGTCGGCGGCGAGCTGCAGCGCCAGATGAACAAGGTGCGTTCGCAGGTCCGGCACTACACCGAGGAGCACGGCCTGGAGCCGCCGACCTCGCTCGCCCGGCAGGCCAACCGGGTGCTGGAGGTCGACGACGAGATGACCTCCGGGTTCACCGCGCTGGCCACCCGGGTCAAGTCCTGGTGGCGGCTGGCGGTGTCCGGCCCCACCGAGCGCGACGCGCTGCGCCTGGCCCAGCAGATCCTCGACCTGTACAAGCCGAAGATCGCCATCGAGCACCCCGAAGCGCAGTACGCGCTGGCCCGCGAGTTCATCCCGGGCGAGCCGCTGGCCAACAGCGCCTACCTGCGCCGCGGTTCGGTGGTGTGGGCGGCGTCGGCGGTCCCGCAGGCCACCGCGGAGGTCGGCGACCGGCGCGGCATCCTGCTCGGCGAGACCTGCACCGCCACCCGGCGCCCGGTCGCCTGGGACCCGTGGATGGCCCAGGAGGTCCGCGACGCGTCCGGTCTGACGGCCATCGTCGCCGGTCTCGGTGGCGGCAAGTCGTTCCTCGGCGGCGGCACCGTCTACAAGACGCTGCGATCCGGGGCGCACTGGACGCTGCTGGACCCCTCGGGGCCGCTGGCCGCGCTGTGCGAACTGCCGGAACTGCGGCCCTACGCGCGGCCGATCAACCTGCTCAACGCCCAGCCCGGCATCCTCAACCCGTACCGGGTGGTCGCCGAGCCCGAGCTGGAGCACTTCGTCGACGAGGACGACCCGGAGCGCAGCTGGCGGCGCGAGCGCGCGCTGGCCGCCGCCACCCGCCGTCGCCTGGTGCTCGACGTGCTGACCGGATTGCTGCCCTACGAGGTGGCCCGGCTGCCGCAGACCCGGATCGTGCTGCTGCGCGCGGTTCGCGCGGTCGGCGGTCGCCCCGACGCGCACCCGGGCATGGTCTTCGAGGCGCTGCGCCGCGACGCCAGCGAGCACCACGAGCACGCCGTGGTGGTCGCCGACTTCCTGGACGAGATCCGGGAGCGGATGTCGCTGCTGATCCCGGAGATCAACGCCGACCCGTACTCCGAGCGCCGCGAGGACCGGCTCACCGTGCTGACCATGGCGGGCCTGGCGCTGCCCAAGGACGGCGTCGGGCGCGAGCACTGGACCGACGCCGAAGCCCTCGGCGTGGAGATGCTCAACCTGGCCGCCTGGCTGACCCAGCGGTCGATCTACGAGCGGCCCAAGAACGAGCGCAAGGGCGTCTGGATCGACGAGGCGTTCTTCCTCTCCGAGGTGCCGACCGGTCGCGTGCTGATGAACCGGTTCGCCCGCGACTCCCGGAAGTGGAACGTCCGCGTCCTGCTGTCCAGCCAGATCCCGGCCGACTTCCTGCGCATCCAGGGCTTCGTGTCGCTGCTGGACTCGGTGTTCATCGGGCGCCTGGACGACGAGCACGCGCAGGCCGACGCGCTGCGGCTGCTCAAGGTGCCGGTCGGCGCCGGTTACGAGCAGGTGGTGGCCGCTCTCGGCCGCCGGCCCGGCCCGGCGCGCAACAGCACCGAGCGGGACCGCTCGCCGCGGCAGTTCATCTTCGGCGACGGTGCCGGCGGGGTGGAGAAGATCCGCATCGACTTCTCCGGGCCGCACCTGGAGCACCTGCGCAACGCGCTGGACACCACACCGGCCGCGGACGAGGACGTGGAACCGCGCGCGCTGCAGCCCGCGGACGGGGCCAACTCCGACTCCGCCGCGCCTGCGCTCCGGTCGCCCGCGGCTTACCAGGAAGATCTCGACGAGACCTTCGACGAATTCGAGCTCGAAACCGTCGGCATCGGATATGGCGATGACGGCAGCGACCGCTCGACCCCCGTGGGCGAGCGGGGTGGGGAAGACGCCCGGTGA
- a CDS encoding C40 family peptidase, producing the protein MRKLVVAFVVLAGFAGLIGVGAVTMLLSGGGGRSGWASCSSNLGPWGDGAERGQRDAAKLSGESLGIVQRIIEIGQQRGLPPRAWQIAIQAGKTESNLANLYHGDRDSLGIFQMRPSMGWGTVQQVTDVDYQINKFYDVLLEVPGWEEMRPGTAAQKVERSAFPLRYHQWEPMAAHLVSAEGDISGITACDDLPSASVLGAQALQYAHAQLGKPYVWGAAGPDTFDCSGLTQQAWKAAGVEIPKYSQTQYFQGGVHVPLNQAQPGDLVFWGSGRDPKGIHHVALYLGDEKVLHAPQPGESVEIETLWDGGELLPMVVRPAADTPPQVAAVPAAGGEG; encoded by the coding sequence ATGCGGAAGCTCGTGGTTGCGTTCGTCGTGCTCGCGGGTTTCGCAGGTCTGATCGGCGTGGGCGCGGTGACGATGCTGCTGTCCGGCGGCGGTGGCCGCTCCGGCTGGGCCAGCTGCAGCTCCAACCTCGGACCGTGGGGCGACGGTGCCGAGCGCGGGCAGCGCGACGCCGCGAAGCTGTCGGGCGAGTCGCTCGGCATCGTGCAGCGCATCATCGAGATCGGCCAGCAGCGCGGCCTGCCACCGCGCGCCTGGCAGATCGCGATCCAGGCGGGCAAGACCGAGTCCAACCTGGCCAACCTCTACCACGGCGACCGGGACTCGCTGGGCATCTTCCAGATGCGGCCGTCCATGGGCTGGGGAACCGTGCAGCAGGTCACCGACGTGGACTACCAGATCAACAAGTTCTACGACGTGCTCCTCGAGGTCCCCGGCTGGGAGGAGATGCGCCCCGGCACCGCCGCCCAGAAGGTGGAGCGCTCGGCGTTCCCGCTGCGCTACCACCAGTGGGAGCCGATGGCCGCGCACCTGGTGAGCGCGGAGGGCGACATCAGCGGCATCACCGCTTGCGACGACCTGCCGAGCGCGAGCGTGCTGGGCGCGCAGGCCCTCCAGTACGCGCACGCGCAGCTGGGCAAGCCGTACGTGTGGGGCGCGGCCGGGCCGGACACCTTCGACTGCTCGGGCCTGACGCAGCAGGCGTGGAAGGCCGCCGGCGTGGAGATCCCGAAGTACTCCCAGACGCAGTACTTCCAGGGCGGCGTGCACGTCCCGCTGAACCAGGCGCAGCCCGGTGACCTGGTCTTCTGGGGCAGCGGCCGGGACCCGAAGGGCATCCACCACGTGGCGCTGTACCTGGGCGACGAGAAGGTGCTGCACGCCCCCCAGCCCGGCGAGTCCGTCGAGATCGAGACGCTGTGGGACGGCGGCGAGCTGCTGCCGATGGTCGTCCGGCCGGCCGCCGACACGCCACCGCAGGTGGCTGCCGTTCCTGCCGCGGGTGGCGAAGGTTAG